DNA sequence from the Halorussus limi genome:
GTCCGGGTCGGCACCCCGCTCCAGATGCTGTTCGCCGTCGTCACGACCGCCGGTATCGCGGCGATATGGGGCGTCTGACGCCGCGTTCCGACCTCGCGTTCCGCGTGCGCCTAAACGAAACGCTTTACAGGGACTGCCGCGCTAGTAAAAATACGCGGGACCGTGGGGTAGCTTGGTATCCTTTCGGCCTTGGGTGCCGATAACCCCGGTTCGAATCCGGGCGGTCCCATACTGTATAAAAGTAAAGCGGCCATTTTTGCCGCTTCTAAGCGCCTCAGAATCGGTCTGAGTTGCACCGCTTTCGGTGCCGGGAGGTGCTGGTTCTGATGGCTGTCCGGTTACCCGACTCGGACAGCGACCGCACTACCTGCGACTACTGCGAAGCACACGTCACGGCCCATTTCCGGCGGACCTACGGAACTGAGGACCGGCGTGCGAAGCGGTGCCCAGTGTGCGATTCGTGGCCGCGAATCGAACACGGGTCTGCCCGCGGTGAGGCCGTCGACCATCCCGACCCGCAGGAGTACAACGCTCGAACCGGCGGGAAGGAACTCCGCCGGAAGTGCGTGGCCGACGGAGGTGACGGACTGTGAGCGCTCTCGCGGAACCACTGTGGCCCGACGAGAGCGCGAACCTCTCCGCGTACTGGCCCGAGAAAGGCCCGGCGTTCGCTGACTTCGACGAGCGCCTCGGGACGCTCACCGTCGTTTTCGAGCAGTTCGTCCCCGACGATCACTGGCCCCATCAGGACGACGACGAACCCCGGCCACGTGCGGTGTATCTTCGCGATACCGAACAGTACCGCAATAGCGAGGTCTGGACGGAGCCGCCGATTCGGCGGGCGCTCGTTGAGGATCTGCTCCAGGTCGCGCGCTACGTCCAGCACGAGACGACGCTCGACGTGCTCGCGGTCCGCACCCGGCCGCTCGCGATGGGCCACGTCGGGGTCACCGTCTCGTGGGCGAGTGACCGCGGGTACCAGTACGGTCAGCACGGAAGCGCGACCGACGGGACGGTCTTCGAGGGGTTCGTCTTCGGCACGCCGCGTCACTGGACCGACGACGAGTCCCGTCGGCCGATTCTCACGAGCGACCGCAATCCGCTCAACGGAAGCGTCGAGTGGCGGCCGTTCGAGGAGAGCGACCGCCCCGACGCGAGCGCCCAGACCGGCCTGAGCGCGTTCGCAGGGGGTGACTCGGTGTGACAGTCCACACGACTTACTTCGGCGGACTCAACGCCACCGTCTCGCCCGCAGACGACGCGCTCGTTCTCGGCGTCGTTCGGTATCCGAAGGAGTTCGTCCATCGCGTCACCGACCGGAACGTTCCGGCGGTCGCACCGCCCGACGACCTGCTCGACGCATTCAAGACCGTCAAGGAGGCTGCCGACCGCGACGGTGTCACGAATCCGAGCGGGGCGGCCTGGCGGACCGTCGACTTCGAGGATCGGTATCGATCTCATCTCGACGGTTCCGGTCCTCGGCAGGTTCTCACCGAACTGCGCGACCGCGTCGCCCATCGCGATGTCTGGTTCGTCTGCTGGGAGAAGGACCCGCGGTACTGTCACCGCCGCGTGCTGGCCGAGGTCCTCCTGGAGGAGTGTGACGACCGAGTCGTCCATCATCCCGCCCCGGCGGACCTCGAAGAGTTCAGCGATGCCCAAGACGGTCCGGATATCGCTCGACTCACCGAGTTCTCTGGAGGTGGGACTGCGTGACCTCCGACCAGGTTCTTGAGTCCATCGATGCCGCGGTCGACCACGCGACTGTTAGACAGAGTTCGGTGACGGTTCGGGCACGACTGGCGCTCGCCCGAACCGCTCTTCGCGACGAACGGGACGACGACGCCGTCGACCACCTCGGCGTCGCGCTCGACCGTGCTCGCCGCGACCGCGTCGCGGGCCTCGTGGAAGACGCACTCCGAGCAGTCGAGGAGGGCGGGTCGCGATGACCCACGTTGCAAGCGCGCCGCACGAACTCAAGGCCAACCTCAATTACACTGAGTACGGACTCTCGCCGTACTGGGCCGTCTCGAATCTCCTGATTCGCGAGTACGACGGATACGCCTCGGACCTTCAGTTCGAAATCGGCGGCGAGACGTGGGACGTAGAGTTCGCCTATCAGTCCGGCGGTATCGCGCCACGCCTACAGGATGATGTCGGTGGTGAAACGCTCTACGAGCCGAAAATCAACGTCCGCGGCGACGGAGAGCGGAAGGCCGACTTCCACATCCGACCGCGGTACGAGGGAATGACAACTCCCGAGGGCTCGCGAATCAGTTCACCGTTCGACCGCGATTCGCTCCCCAACGAGGGTTATAACGTTCGGGTACAGGGAAGTAATCTGGAACCACACGAGTACACTAAACTGCTTCCAGCAATCGTGCAGCGATTAGGTGCCGAGGTCAGTCAGCGAATTAACCCGGACTACTTCACGTCGGGCAACCTGCACGCCTCCTCGAACGTCGACGAGTACGAGCGGTACGTTCGACTCCGGCGCTCGATGAATCAGAAGGTCATCGGTACCAGCGGTATCCTGCAGAAACTCCACTTCCTCCTGCTCGACCAGGAAGGCGTCAAGTACTCCATCGACGTGGACAACGAGGACGTGGTCGGGAAGATGCACAAGATGCCGCTGGACCGGTCGGCGATTCGCGAGGTCCCGCTTGGCTCTCGCGGTAAGCAACTCAAGAGCTACTTGCTGAAGAACCCCGACTCCGTCGACGACACCGACCCGACCTATCACCCGAAGTTCGGCGTTCTGTTCAAGAAGTCGCTAAACGGCGAGAACACGATTCGATGGAGCGAGGTCGACGCTCTGACTCGGGAACTCCACGAGAGCATCGTCAACTTGCTGTACTGGAGCGGTGTGCCGACCGACCCCGACCATACGACGTTCGTGCCCGACGACCACTTTGCGGCAACCGCGTATGAGGAGGACGAGAACTCCACAGTTCGGTTGTTCGACGATCCGACGCCTGACCTCGAGGCCAGTCAGGAGGCGATGCTCGTTCGCCAACTCCGAGAACTCACCGACGCGGACATGGAACACCTGCGGGCGATGACCGACGGTGGTCAGCGTCACTACGACGCGGTCATCGAAGAGGCCGACACCTCAGTCTCGACGCTTTACCGCACACTCAAGCGTTGCGATGCACTCCTCAAGTCCGACAACGGCGTGGTGAAGTGGCGCTCGAAGAAGATCCGGCAGGAAGTCGCCGCGGTGTTCGAGCGCGTCGAGGAGACCGTCGAGGCCGCGGCCGACCAGGCCGCGCGACTGCTCGGGATGGACCCACAGCAGTTGAAGGAGAAAGGCTCGGCCTTCCAAGCGTGGCTGAACCGCTACGGTGCCGAAGTCCTCGACGACGGTACCGAGCCTCGAAGCAGAGTCCACATCAAGATCACGTCGGTCCTCTCGCGGTTCCGCTCGGGGTCGGGCGAGTACATCGCGAAGGTCTTGGAGTATCTCGAAATCGTGTGGTCGAAAGCCGGGTTCGACGCCTCGCTACACGGCGCAGTCATCGAATACAACACGGGCAACGGCTACGAGCGGTTCCGGTACGGCTCGAAGAAACACCAGTCGCTGATGGAGAGTAGCGCGACCCGGTAGCGCGCGACTGGATAGAGACATCTCTATCGTTCGCTGATTCTCCCCGGAACTCGTTTCCTCAAGCCTCAGTCGCTTACAACTGGGAAATTAGGCGAATTGGTGGGTTCATCGAACCGGTCTGGCGCGCGGTCGAAACCGGCGATGATCGATAGGTTCGGCATATTCTGCCGTGATAGCACGAGGTCGCGAGCCGCGCGAGACGGCGTTTGTTCCCGGCGAGCGGGAACATCCCCTTAGAGGGTGTGCCTAAGGGCACCCATCGAAAAAAGTACCCACCAGCTCCGCAAATTCAGCGGAACAGCGGAAATCGAGGTGGAGCGAGGAGAAGGAAAACAGAGTGTGTCGAGTTGGAAGGACCAATCGTGCAGTCGCGCGCGGACGCGGTAGGCCGCGCTCGCCGGGCGCGTTCCAATGGTGTGCCCCCGCCCGTGGGGGGTTGTACTACTCGAATCGTAACACGCGCGTGCGTCTGGTGATAGGAAATTTTCACTTCGGCCGGATGCGGCCGCCGACCGACCACCTCGAACCAGTCCACGTGGGACTGTCGCTCGACTTGAACTCAGTCAAAACAGTCTTCGTCACCTGTTGGAGTAGGAGTCCCCCGAGTCAGGTGGTATCGAGGTCGAAGCAGTCCCGGCACGGGCGGTAGTGGGTCTCGATAGTCTTGCGCTCGACACGGCGGAAGTCGCCGGACTGGTCGCATAGCGGACCGTCAGGAGTCGGCGCGTGCATCACGTCGGTCGACGAATGCTGGACGAGGACCTCGCTCGTGAGCGACCCGAGTGCGGGCACGGTCGGCTTGACGACAGGGTCGAACACGGACGGTTCGGTCGGGCCGATTTCACAGGGGTCTGTCGCTGAATTCGTGCGAAATTCGACGGGACTCTCTGGCTGTTGGGCGAGGAACTCGAGAATCGATTCGTAGCACGACCGGCAGGGCTCAAGGCCACTTCGGCGGACCGTCTCGAGGTCGGCGGCCTGCCAGTCGGTGTCGGCCGACCCGGCTCGACATGTGGCCGTGGGCTCGTCGGGGTCGGCGGTCGGGTCGATACGATGGAAGACCGAGCGGCCGGGTTTGGCGACGACGCGGTCCTGAAGCGCGACACGGACGTTCGAGAACTGACTCAGCAAGCCGTCGCCGAAGACAGCGTCGCTACTCATACGGACTCAAGCCGTCGGCGGGACGGATGGTGATCGCGTCGTCACCTTGGTCGTAGGTGAACAGGAGCTGGTCGCCGATTTCGATGTCGAGGGTCTCGGTGAGGTCCTGCGGGATAGTGACCTGCGTACAACCCGAGCCGTGAATCGCCTTGCGAGTGTCGGCGAACACGGTGACGCTATCGTTACTCATTGCTGGCCTCCTGGCCGCAGCAGGCTCGATCGGCCTCGCAATCGTTGAATCGGCAGGTCGGGCAGAATTCGAGGCCGCCGTTCGAGCGGGTACAGGACGGGCACTCACACTCGCGGTTTCGTCCGGCGGGTGCGCGCGAACTCATGAGCGGTCACCGTCGGTCTTGTAGGTCGTTGCTGGTATCTCGGTGTCAAGTTGGTAGTTCTCCATTGCCATCCTGTCGAGAAACCGTGGTTAGTAAAAAAGTTACTACTGGCGCGAAAACTAACCCTTCCTTTGCCGACAGGACACGCCAGCCACTAGATCACCGTTCAGTAGGCGTGCCTATTCTTCGACGATACGGTCAGCGATATCGGTCCAAACTACGCGATATTCCTCGAGCCCAGCCTTTCCGATTCCGGCTGTGATAAGATCCGACCAGTGAGGCTCGAACGCTTTCTCAAAGACGAATCCCGACTCACTATATGTGCGAATCATCTTCACCCTTTCATCCAACGACGGGGGGTTCCAACTTACCACGGTCTCTATACTAATACTGCTCTGCTCGTCCAGAGAGGTGCTGTAGTCTCGGAGTTTGAATATATAGGTGTCGTCTGCCAGATAGTAGCCGACTTCGCTATGGAGGCCAGTAGCCGTGTATTCCACGTAGTTATCGGTAACGCGGAGGCTGTCCCAACCAAGATCAACCTTTCGAGGATGCTTGATGCTCTGCTCAATAGCCTTGGCCTGGCGTTCAGAAAGATCAGTTCGAGATAGTGGGTCTCCGTTCACGTCTTGAATAGACAGCCCCCATTCGTCCAGTGTTTCTGTAACTTCTGGATCATCAAATGGTGTGTTTGAGTCGTCGTACAATTCATCGACGATGTCCGTGAACTGGTTGTCGAGAGTATCCTCCTCAATCTCGTCAGGCGATGTGTGGCGAAACCGTTCTTGGAAGTCTTCAGTATCCGCAAGAAGTGATTTGATTGAGTCAATACGGTCGTCATTGCTGTACTTCTGTAAGAGTCGCGCCAGTTGGTCACGTTGTTCTGCCGAAAGGGAGAGGTCTGTAAGTTTATAAGATATCTTCTCTCTCTCATCGTCGGTTTCTGTCGAGTTCTCGGTATACAGTAGCCCTACATCGTAAAGCGCCCAGCAGAGGTCGTGACTTATTGCGGTCTTTGTTCCGAACCCCATCTTCTGGAATATCCTATCCATGACGGGGCGGGTCTTGAGATTAATCGGATGTCCGGAACCAGGTTTCGCCGTTACGTGGTACCCTGGCTGGGACTGAGAATCTTTCACGTATGGCATATGCGAATGGGACTTCGTATGTAACTTGTATCCTCTGATGGGCCAGCAACCGAACCTCACCGTACGAACCGAAGAGTGTCAACAGAGTTAGTGACACAGCAGTGGATTTACTCACGGACCAACTGACCAACTGGTTTCGGCCTTGACCGAGAGTTCGTCGGTGTCCAGGATATCAGCGATCTCCTCGGGCGTGACGTTGCCCTGTTTGACGGCGCGCTCCATCAACTCCTCGACCGCGCCGGTTGGGACGGCGGTCGTATCGCCGGCCATTTTGAGGTAGTAGTCGGCGGCTTGGTCGATGGCTTTGCTCTTGGTGTTCTGGCCGGTGGCTTCGAGGAGGTTCTCCAGACGACGCTCGCGCGAATCGGTCATTCTGAGACGCATGAAATTGCACACGCACCCCCGAACGGTAGTTTTCTTCGGTCACTAAACCGGTTTCAGTATTTAAACGAACGCAGGTAAGGCGTGATCTGGCCGGGTGAGCGAGCGCGGTCGCGGTCGATCTCGAGGCGTTTTGCACACATCGTGAGCGCCCGGCGTGTGCAATTTTCGGCGTCGATTTCTCTGGGCGTGTGACCATGGGGGGTCAACAAAGAGAGGCGGTATAGTTTCTGAGGAACCCTTCCTTAGAAATCTATCCTACATATTCCCCACCTCTATTTGTAACAGGTTGAATATGGATACGGTAGAAGAAACCGCCGGTCAAACCTTGGTGCCCCGTTATCGCACGGGGGATAAACGGGGAAACACACTGTTCGTACAACCGGTACGTTAATAACTTATTAGCGTGTACGTGTAGGTGTGAAGTGGCGCGGGAGACAATGATCCCTCACTGAAGGGGTATGAGCCTCCCGTTGCTACTCTGAAGTTCTACCTGAAGAAGCGAAAGTCGTTGAGTGTACTCGCTGCCGTTTCACAGTCTGTTTTCAGTAAATTCCGTCTCCACGAGTACGCCGCAAGGTCTGAAAGCTGGATTCCGGGTGTTCCTCGGCTGTCTCGAGTTTCAAACGAAACAGGCGGTAGTTCGTCCGACGCGAGGTTAGAAACTTCTCGAAGACGCTGAGCAGGGTTCTGCCAAACCTCCGCATCTAGATAGACGCGGACTTGATCAAAGTCACCCGTTTCTAATCGATCTTCTTGACGTAGTGGCGAAAGGATAGACGCCAAAGAGATAGTTTTCAGTGTTTCTCCTGTCTGCTGAGGGCCAACTAAGTCTTCGATAGCGTCCGTACCCGCATCCGAGTTCACCTCATGGAGTGTATACCGCATCGGTTTGCTCACTTGCCAAGGGTAGTTTGTTTGTTGAATCGACGAATCATCGTGGATGCCGCTGCGGAGATACGCGAAGAGCGTGTCCAATACTGGTGGCGGTGTCGACGCTCCCTTCAATTCCCCAATCGAATCCTTACCGAGCTCACTCCCTTCAATGGTGGACATGAGGCGGTCTTTTGTCGGCATTAGAACCTCATTTGGATTTGGTCGTGCGGAGACTACCCAACATCCAGCTACCGCGTAACAGCGATCTGTCTGCGGCTCCCCGCTCTCATCAACAAAGATGTAGAGATAAGACATGCAAATTATTTACACTCTGATACAGGGTCCTTCGTCGGCGTAGTTGACTCCAATCTCGAATCACTTGATTTGTCACCGACCACATCCATGCTCTAACTTAGAGTGAGAGTCAGTTGGGATAAAAAAGCACCCGTTCGCGCGCGCATGAGGGCGGATAGACCGTTTCGGAGGGACTGCAGGATGGTGGGTGGCTACGTGGGTAGTCAGTGGCAGTAGGGTTGCTGGTGGTCAGGTTGGTGGCTGCGGTCTGGAGGTCACAAGGGTTACGAGAGTCGTATGTTCTGACCGAAGCGGACTACGAAGCTGTGCAGGAGATAGAGGGTAGGTTGGAGAACGAATTCCGGCGAAGTGAACGACTGTGTTTTCTATCGGCGGCGGTGAGCAGCGCGTGACATGTACAATTCTGGACGAGCGCTCACGTTCGCGTGTAATCACTGGACCGCGTGGCTAGAAGGGTAGTAGTGAAAATTCAATCTCCTTTGTCAGACAGTAACTGAAACGTGGAATCAAAACGATAACAAAGAAAGTTGGTGAACAGATGGTGACCACTGCCCTTTTTGACAAACGCAGTCGTCAGCTCGATCGGTCGCATACCGCTGGAGATCACACGCCCAGAGGTTGAAGACCACCATTTCATCCCAGATATTCTCCTGATTCAGGAGGTAGGCGACCGCTTGCACAGCCCCCATAGTAGCTGCCATGGTCGTCATAAAGACGTTACTCGGCTCTGGCCCCTCGTCTCGACGGTAGCCATCCTTTACTTCGCGGTCAACCAACTCTTTTGGCATATTCTCTTCACGGATTTTGCCGGGGTCGAGCACATCAAGGCACCACAGGCAAGGACCACCATTTACAACGTGCCGGGCGTCCGCGAAAAGGTCTAGCACCAGACCGTCATTCGCGGTCGGACGCGTTCCTACGTCGATGTACGGAATACCGTAGAGTACCGAGAGTTTGTTCAGGTAGTCCCGAGGGGTGTGTCGGTCAGTACAACCGAAGATGACGTCGCAGTCAAGCAACTCCTCGTCGTAGCTACCAGTCGTCACGTCGTCCTGAATCGTTTCGACCTCCGCAGTCGCCGTCCGACCGAGATGGTCTTCTAGGACCTTCGTTTTCGCTGTTCCTTCCCGCGCTTGTTCGAGTGTTAGGCTATAGAGCCTGTTTGCATTTGAGATTTCTGCCGTATCTGGATCGGCTAACAGTAGCGACCCAATTCCAGCTCGCGCACACTGAATGGCTGTTGCACTGCCAGTTCCCCCGAGTCCGACGATACCGACTTTTGCCGAGGTGAGACGTGCTTGTCCGAGACGGTCGATGAGCTGCAATTGCCGGTCGGCAATCTCCAACGGGTCGACCTCGTTAGTAGTCGACGTTTCGCCCATTCCATCGCCAACGTCGCCAGTGAGGTCTCGTGGAACAGCGTCGTCGAGATTTCGAACGGACCGAATTGGCCGTGATCCACAGCAATTCACCACATCAACCTCGTGTTGGTCGTCCGCATAGTCTATACCGGTCCAGAGCTTTCCTGTGACATCGTTTCCGTGGATGACGAGGCTCCCAAATGCGCCTTGGGCTGAGGACTCAACGAAGTCTCGAAGCCAAGCCTCGTGCATCAGTTCGTCGGCATACGAGAATCCCGGCGGGCCATCGGGATGACTGTGTACAAAGAACGGAACTCTGTCGGTCTGGAAAGACTCACCCATCACCTTCGACTTGTATCTCGTCGTCGGGCGGAGACGCCGCTGCTCTTGGATGTTCCAACGGTTCTCGTAGTTCGGTGGGGCTACTTCTTGGTCTACGACCAGTCGGACTCCAGACGCCGTTTCGACAGGGCGGGTGAGTACGAACCCACCATCTTCCAGTGGAGCAGACTGGTTACAACGGTCTCGTAGTGAGTCCCAGACGTCTCCCAGAATAGTGACTCGAATCATCAACTGAGCTCCCAGAGTCGTTGTTCGATGAACGCCACGTGATCGACGAGATCATTATAGGCCGGGTCCCAATCGGGGTCGCTGCTATCGCCACGGTGCCACGAGAACCGCCGCCATTCTCGTCCTGCAAACCTCTTCGTGCAGTCCGCTTTCTCGGGAAGCTCACCGTTCTGGAGCGTTACTTCGGTTTCGGTCCAGAACATGTCGAGAGCCGTGCGCGGATAATGCCGTGGACCGTGGATATTGACCAGAAGGTCGGTGATCTCCGGGTCGAACTGCTCGGGAAGCTCGAAGTCTCTGAAGATAACGTGGGCCGTGGTCGAGGACTGCTTGATGTCAATGTCGAAACCGTCGGCTTCCAGCGTCTCGATGTCGGCGACGAGTACGTCGGGGAGGTCGTTATCGCCCGGCATTGCGGTCCTTCTCGACGGCTCGGAAGAACAGCGTTCTCTCGGTGGCGGTCCGGTCGATGACCTTATTGAGGGAGACATCGGTTCCCTCCGTGTCGCCCTCGTTCTCCAACTGGAAGACGTCGAAGCTACTGGGGGTACGCCCTGTCGCCGCGACGATCTCCTTCACCGTCGGCTTCGTTTTCTCGATGTCGACCCGCCGCCGGTTCATCTTGATCTGCGCGAGCGGCCGCTCTCCTGCTTTGGACCGATTTTGACCGCCGTCAGTCCGCAGTTGCTTACTCGTCTGATCGTCTGTGCTAACGTTCGCGTGGTTTCCTGCATTCATAGTAATGCACGCACTATCTCCCGTAGTGCGGGGGCGCACCCAATGCCCTGACGACCGTATCCATATCCACAAATTCCTACCTGGATACACATCCAGATCTCGGAAGCGGACCGTAGTCGCCACTCACCCTAACCTCCGCTGGTTCAGGCTTCAGGTACGTAGATTCACTTTGCCCCGGGAAATCCCGGCTTAATGCCGGGGTGGACCTAGCCCGGTGGGCGCGAATCGTTTCAGACCCGCGTTGACTCAAAGTTTATCCGAAAGGGTAATAAGAGTTTCGTTCCGTGGTAATAGTTCACGCGCCCTCTATATGCTATACTTGGTTTGGGTAGCTAATGGCCCTAATGTTCACGCTTTACTAACGCGTCGGATTACACTTTCACTCCGGTCTCCAAACCCCTTTATATGCAAAAACTGGTTAAGGTAAGCCAAAAACAGCAGATATGCACTTAAAGTATAAAAGAGGCTGATTCACTTTCACTTCACTTCAAGTAGATTGGCTGATGATAGCGATATGTCTAAGAAGGCTGAATTGCCGGTAGGAACAATCAGTCCCACCGGGCTAGGTCCAACTGGACCCTCAATGGCATTGGTTATAAAGATAGGGGAAATGGTCTTTCTTTCCTATAGACCCACTGTCTATCTATCTATCTATTTATAGAGATTCCCCATATCAGTATCCTTTTCACCTTCTTG
Encoded proteins:
- a CDS encoding DUF7845 domain-containing protein; translated protein: MTHVASAPHELKANLNYTEYGLSPYWAVSNLLIREYDGYASDLQFEIGGETWDVEFAYQSGGIAPRLQDDVGGETLYEPKINVRGDGERKADFHIRPRYEGMTTPEGSRISSPFDRDSLPNEGYNVRVQGSNLEPHEYTKLLPAIVQRLGAEVSQRINPDYFTSGNLHASSNVDEYERYVRLRRSMNQKVIGTSGILQKLHFLLLDQEGVKYSIDVDNEDVVGKMHKMPLDRSAIREVPLGSRGKQLKSYLLKNPDSVDDTDPTYHPKFGVLFKKSLNGENTIRWSEVDALTRELHESIVNLLYWSGVPTDPDHTTFVPDDHFAATAYEEDENSTVRLFDDPTPDLEASQEAMLVRQLRELTDADMEHLRAMTDGGQRHYDAVIEEADTSVSTLYRTLKRCDALLKSDNGVVKWRSKKIRQEVAAVFERVEETVEAAADQAARLLGMDPQQLKEKGSAFQAWLNRYGAEVLDDGTEPRSRVHIKITSVLSRFRSGSGEYIAKVLEYLEIVWSKAGFDASLHGAVIEYNTGNGYERFRYGSKKHQSLMESSATR
- a CDS encoding E2/UBC family protein, whose protein sequence is MPGDNDLPDVLVADIETLEADGFDIDIKQSSTTAHVIFRDFELPEQFDPEITDLLVNIHGPRHYPRTALDMFWTETEVTLQNGELPEKADCTKRFAGREWRRFSWHRGDSSDPDWDPAYNDLVDHVAFIEQRLWELS
- a CDS encoding DUF7563 family protein, which encodes MAVRLPDSDSDRTTCDYCEAHVTAHFRRTYGTEDRRAKRCPVCDSWPRIEHGSARGEAVDHPDPQEYNARTGGKELRRKCVADGGDGL
- a CDS encoding ThiF family adenylyltransferase, whose protein sequence is MIRVTILGDVWDSLRDRCNQSAPLEDGGFVLTRPVETASGVRLVVDQEVAPPNYENRWNIQEQRRLRPTTRYKSKVMGESFQTDRVPFFVHSHPDGPPGFSYADELMHEAWLRDFVESSAQGAFGSLVIHGNDVTGKLWTGIDYADDQHEVDVVNCCGSRPIRSVRNLDDAVPRDLTGDVGDGMGETSTTNEVDPLEIADRQLQLIDRLGQARLTSAKVGIVGLGGTGSATAIQCARAGIGSLLLADPDTAEISNANRLYSLTLEQAREGTAKTKVLEDHLGRTATAEVETIQDDVTTGSYDEELLDCDVIFGCTDRHTPRDYLNKLSVLYGIPYIDVGTRPTANDGLVLDLFADARHVVNGGPCLWCLDVLDPGKIREENMPKELVDREVKDGYRRDEGPEPSNVFMTTMAATMGAVQAVAYLLNQENIWDEMVVFNLWACDLQRYATDRADDCVCQKGQWSPSVHQLSLLSF
- a CDS encoding DUF3800 domain-containing protein produces the protein MSYLYIFVDESGEPQTDRCYAVAGCWVVSARPNPNEVLMPTKDRLMSTIEGSELGKDSIGELKGASTPPPVLDTLFAYLRSGIHDDSSIQQTNYPWQVSKPMRYTLHEVNSDAGTDAIEDLVGPQQTGETLKTISLASILSPLRQEDRLETGDFDQVRVYLDAEVWQNPAQRLREVSNLASDELPPVSFETRDSRGTPGIQLSDLAAYSWRRNLLKTDCETAASTLNDFRFFR
- a CDS encoding DUF488 domain-containing protein, with the translated sequence MTVHTTYFGGLNATVSPADDALVLGVVRYPKEFVHRVTDRNVPAVAPPDDLLDAFKTVKEAADRDGVTNPSGAAWRTVDFEDRYRSHLDGSGPRQVLTELRDRVAHRDVWFVCWEKDPRYCHRRVLAEVLLEECDDRVVHHPAPADLEEFSDAQDGPDIARLTEFSGGGTA
- a CDS encoding AbrB/MazE/SpoVT family DNA-binding domain-containing protein, translated to MSNDSVTVFADTRKAIHGSGCTQVTIPQDLTETLDIEIGDQLLFTYDQGDDAITIRPADGLSPYE